A stretch of Rhodothermales bacterium DNA encodes these proteins:
- a CDS encoding DinB family protein: protein MEERIQEVAAELSKTAAQARAQFGTLSPEQLNWKPDSGSWSVGQCFDHLITTHSQYFPLLQQLRAGGVEPSLWERYSPFSGFFGAYLIRNLSPENHKKYKTSSKAEPSTSEIDGRIVERFSAHQAELIDHIQNLSAEIDPETTIITSPLLSFVTYSLDDCLAIFVVHGQRHLRQARRVTEMAGFPAH from the coding sequence ATGGAAGAGCGCATCCAGGAAGTCGCCGCCGAGCTTTCCAAGACCGCCGCTCAGGCCCGAGCGCAGTTCGGCACACTCTCACCGGAACAGCTCAACTGGAAACCAGACTCGGGTAGCTGGAGCGTGGGGCAGTGCTTCGATCACTTGATCACGACGCACAGTCAGTACTTTCCCCTTCTTCAGCAGCTCCGGGCGGGCGGTGTGGAGCCGTCATTATGGGAACGGTACTCCCCGTTCAGCGGCTTCTTCGGAGCGTACTTGATTCGTAACCTGAGTCCGGAGAACCATAAGAAATACAAGACGTCGTCGAAGGCCGAGCCGTCCACCAGCGAGATCGACGGTCGCATCGTTGAGCGCTTCAGCGCCCATCAGGCGGAACTGATCGATCACATTCAGAACCTGTCAGCCGAGATCGATCCGGAGACGACGATCATCACGTCTCCTCTGTTAAGCTTTGTGACCTATAGCCTGGATGACTGCCTGGCGATCTTTGTGGTGCACGGCCAGCGACATCTGAGGCAGGCGCGGCGGGTCACGGAGATGGCAGGGTTTCCCGCCCACTAA